The Candidatus Krumholzibacteriia bacterium genomic interval GCAGTACGCCTGGGTCGTCCGACGCGTGCACGACGAAGGGCTGGAGGGTCGTGTCGACGTGCGTCTGTGTGACTACCGTGAGATCGACGGCCACTACGACAAGCTCGTGTCGATCGAGATGATCGAAGCCGTGGGGGCCGACCATCTCGACACCTTCGCTCGCGTGTGCGGCGAGCGTCTGAAGCCCGATGGACGCATGCTCCTGCAGGCCATCGTGATCGACGACCGGGTGTACGACGCCGCCGTACGCTCCGTCGACTACATCAAGAAGTTCGTGTTCCCGGGCAGTTTCATTCCCTCGCTCCAGGTGATCCAGGACGCCATGAAGCGGCGTACCGACCTGCGACTGCTGCACGTCGAGGACTTCGGGGACCACTACGCGCGTACCCTGAGCGACTGGCACGACCGCTTCGAGGACGCGGCCGATCGGATCCGCGCGCTGGGATTCGACGACGCCTTCCTTCGACGCTGGCGGTTCTACTTCAAGTACTGCGAGGGTGGGTTCGCCGAACGCCGTATCGGCGTGCAACAGATCGTGGCGGGCAAGCCGCTCGATCGCCGCCCCGTGGTGTATGGGCGGGTCTGACGCGTGGACGTCTCGCTCCCGACACTCGGTCCTCTGGGCATCGGATTGGCCGGCGCGGCGGCGCTGCAGCTGGTGCTTTACCTCGTCATGCTCCGCACGCGCAACGCCGGGATCGTCGATGCCGGGTGGGCCACGTCGTTGGCGTTGATGGGGATCGGCTATCCCTTCCTGTACGAGGGCGAGCCGGGGCGAGAGGTGTTGATCGCGGTCCTGGTGGGGAGTTGGGGTGGACGCCTGGCCTGGCACCTGTGGGTCGATCGCGTGATCGGACAGCCCGAAGAGGGCCGCTATCTCCGTCTTCGCGAGATCTGGGGCGACCGGGCCGACCTGCACTTCCTGTGGTTCTTCCAACTGCAGGCCGCGCTGGCCGTGGTCCTGTCGCTTCCCTTCGCCTACGCGGCATCGAGCTCGGCGCCGTTCCCCGCCGCGTTCGACTTCGCGGCCGTCGGACTGTGGATCGCCGGCATCGTCGGTGAATCGTTGGCCGATCGGCAGCTCGCGCGCTTCAAGCGGAGGCCCGACTCGAAGGGGAGAACCTGCCGCGAAGGGCTGTGGAAGTACTCGCGGCACCCCAACTACTTCTTCGAGTGGATCCTCTGGTGCTCCTTCGCCGCGGCCGGAACCGCTGCGACCGGAGGCTGGCTGGGCTGGCTCTCGCCGCTGATCCTCTACCTGTTGATCAACCACGTCACCGGGATTCCCCCGACCGAGGCCCAGGCGTTGCGCAGCCGCGGCGACGACTATCGCGAGTACCAGCGCACGACGAGCCCGTTCTTCCCCTGGTTCCCTCGAACCCCACAGGAACGACCATGACCGCAGTGCAGCCGAGTGCGTCCGCCAACACCGTCGAGGCCCTGCTCGATCGGAACATGGTTCCCGACCCGGTGATCCGGCTCGGCATCCGCCGGCGTTGTGCCCGCAAACTGCGCGAGCTGAGCGGTCCGGGCGTCGAGGAACGGCACGAGCTCGAGCGTGCCTTCGTCGACGGTCTGCGCGCGAGCGAGGTCGCGATCCACACCGACAAGGCCAACGAGCAGCACTACGAACTGCCGCCGGAATTCTTCGAACGCGTCCTGGGGCCGCGCCTGAAGTACAGCTCCGGGTACTGGCCCGCGGGTGTCGACTCGCTCGAGGACAGCGAGGTGGCGATGCTCGACCTGTACCTCGAGCGCGCGAAGATGGTCGACGGTCAGGACATCCTGGAGCTGGGGTGCGGGTGGGGGTCGCTCACGTTGTACATGGCCGAGACGATGCCCAACAGCCGGATCACGGCGGTGAGCAATTCGGCCCCGCAGCGGGCCTTCATCCTGGGCCGGGCCCGTGAACGGGGTCTCGACAACGTCGAGGTGATCACCGAGGACGTGAATCGTCTGGATCTCGACCGGAAGTTCGACCGCGCGATCAGTATCGAGATGTTCGAGCACATGAAGAACTACGAGCGGCTGCTCGGACGGATCGCGGGGATGCTGAAGAGCGGCGGGCTGCTCTTCGTGCACATGTTCACGCACCGTCGGCACAGCTATCACTACGAGGTGAAGCACGACGGGGACTGGATGGCGCGCTACTTCTTCACGGGGGGCACCATGGCGGCCGACGACCTCATGCTGCGCTTCCAGAACGATCTGGTCGTCCGTGATCACTGGCGATTGCCCGGCTCCCACTACGAGAAGACCAGCAATGCCTGGTTGCGTCGCATGGATTCGCAGCGCGCCGAGATCGTGCCCGTTCTGGCCGAGACCTACGGAGAGGACGAGGTCGTCCGCTGGTGGTCGCGATGGCGGATCTTCTTCATGGCCTGTGCCGAGATGTTCGGCTACGACGGGGGCCGCGAATGGCTCGTGTCGCACTATCTCATGCAGAAGCGCGATTGAGCCCGCCGACCCGGGCGGAGATCGTGGTACACTCGTCGTTGTCGGCGAAGGACATCGGGGGAAGGATCGGCATCCAGAGTTCGGACTCCCGAATCGCCCGGTGACGAGACACGGCGTCACCACGTCCGGTCCCCGTCGACAGCTTCCCTGAGTGCGGAAACGAAGACCCCGGCCGCGAGCGCGACCGGGGTCTTCGTACGTTCGGCGGCAGACGAGATGCGCCTCAGCGACCGCCGGCGACGGTTCCGGAGGACTCCCGGAAGTCTTCGATCCGCGTTGTGACGTCGGCCGCTTCGGGCAGGTCGAGGTCGAGGTAGTGGATCGTGTTCTCGGCGTCGACCACCTCGCCGTCTTCGATCTCCAGGTCGATCCGACCGACGAACTTCCCCTGGCTGTTGGCGGCCACGATCCGGGTGGGCCCGAACTGTCGGGGGCGTGGCAGCGCGTTGTCGAGGATCCCGTCGACGATCAGGTCCATCTGCTGGAAACCGCCCTGGTGGAGCTCGCGCAGCAACGCCAGGCTGTTGCTGCGCTTCAGGCTCGTGAGGATCACCACCACGTCGGCCTTCGCGTCCATCTCGGGAAGCCACGTCCGCATGGCGGTGGCGGGATCGACGGCCTCGACGTTCCCGGCCTTCACCACGTAGCTCGCGTCGAGGTACGCGGGATCGACGACGCTGGTCACGGCGATGCGTACGCCGTCGCGCTCCACCACGGAGTAGGGGTCGAAGACGAGATCTCCACCCCGCTGCACGTTGGCGCTCACGAAGTCCAGTCCGGTGGAGGCGGCCACCCGGCCGACGGCGTCCACACCGTGGCCCAGCTCGTAGGGGCCGATCCCGACGATCTCGTAGCCCATGGTCGCGGTCTCCGCCGCGACGAAACGGCTCTGCTCCAGGGTGTCCCGGGTGGGGTCGCCGAAGAGACTGCCGGCGTCGAGGAGCAGGGCATCGGGGCGTTCGGACCGGATGCCGCGGATCACGTCGGCGCGACGGGCCAACCCGCCCAGTGGCCGCGACGGGCAACCACAGTCGTCGATCTCGGCACGTACGGCGCCATTGTAGAGGATCGTCAGCGTGGTCGAGTCGGCGGCGGCAGGGGGGACGGGTCCGATCAGGAGCAGGGTGCAGAAACTCGTGGCGACCGCGAGCGCACGAGCGGTGGCTCGGCGGGGCGGTCGCACGTCGACGAACATGAGCGTGGTCTCCCGGGCTGCTGTGGGCAGGTTCGTGGCCGGCGTCGGGAGGACGTCGCGGCGCAGGATCGATGTCGGGGATGATCGTCGATCCGCGCCCGCGCTGCCGTCATCCATCGGTAAAACCCCCTCGTCCCCGGGGGTTGCATCCGGCCGGAGGCCGGCCCGCTGCGGGCCGGAGCCTCCGTGATCCCCGGGAGGGAAGTTCCGGGGGCGGACACCCCGGCCCTGGACCGGCGGTCGTCCACTCAGGAGGCGAACGCCTGCTCGAGCATCAGACCCCAGCGGGTGCGGAGGGTCGGTCGCAGGGCGAAGATCTCGTCGAGGTCGGTGCGCAGCGCGCGTCGGATCTTTGCGGCGAGAGACGGGCTGACCACGGGCTCGAGCGAGAGTTCCCGGTGGATCTGCTCGGTCCGATCGATCCATCGGGGCATGA includes:
- a CDS encoding cyclopropane-fatty-acyl-phospholipid synthase family protein codes for the protein MTAVQPSASANTVEALLDRNMVPDPVIRLGIRRRCARKLRELSGPGVEERHELERAFVDGLRASEVAIHTDKANEQHYELPPEFFERVLGPRLKYSSGYWPAGVDSLEDSEVAMLDLYLERAKMVDGQDILELGCGWGSLTLYMAETMPNSRITAVSNSAPQRAFILGRARERGLDNVEVITEDVNRLDLDRKFDRAISIEMFEHMKNYERLLGRIAGMLKSGGLLFVHMFTHRRHSYHYEVKHDGDWMARYFFTGGTMAADDLMLRFQNDLVVRDHWRLPGSHYEKTSNAWLRRMDSQRAEIVPVLAETYGEDEVVRWWSRWRIFFMACAEMFGYDGGREWLVSHYLMQKRD
- a CDS encoding DUF1295 domain-containing protein, with the translated sequence MDVSLPTLGPLGIGLAGAAALQLVLYLVMLRTRNAGIVDAGWATSLALMGIGYPFLYEGEPGREVLIAVLVGSWGGRLAWHLWVDRVIGQPEEGRYLRLREIWGDRADLHFLWFFQLQAALAVVLSLPFAYAASSSAPFPAAFDFAAVGLWIAGIVGESLADRQLARFKRRPDSKGRTCREGLWKYSRHPNYFFEWILWCSFAAAGTAATGGWLGWLSPLILYLLINHVTGIPPTEAQALRSRGDDYREYQRTTSPFFPWFPRTPQERP